A region of Ferruginibacter albus DNA encodes the following proteins:
- the tyrS gene encoding tyrosine--tRNA ligase: protein MNSLIEELKWRGMIQDIMPGTEEQLNKEMTNGYIGFDPTADSLHIGSLVPIILLIHLQQNGHKPIALVGGATGMVGDPSGKSEERNLLSEEVLNHNLACVKKQLEHFLNFDSTLPNAAEIVNNYDWFKEISFLHFIRDIGKHITVNYMMSKDSVKKRLEGDNGMSFTEFTYQLVQGYDFYWLHQNKNCKLQMGGSDQWGNIVTGTELIRRKSAGEAFAFTCPLMTKADGGKFGKTEKGNVWLDAKKTSPYQFYQFWLNAADADAERYIKIFTFLSKEEIEILLAQHKGNEHQRLLQKRLAEEITCFVHSRDDYEFAVKASEILFNNDTAEILKQLTEDQLLQVMEGVPTVTFSKDELNNGVDIVSLFANANIFTSKGDARKNIQGGAVSINKVKESDITTIINNTHLLNEKYLLLQKGKKNYYLVVAS from the coding sequence ATGAACTCTTTAATTGAAGAATTGAAATGGAGAGGGATGATACAGGACATCATGCCCGGCACAGAAGAACAACTGAATAAAGAAATGACAAACGGCTATATCGGCTTTGATCCTACTGCCGACAGCCTGCACATTGGAAGCCTTGTTCCTATTATATTATTGATACACCTTCAACAAAATGGTCATAAGCCTATTGCGTTGGTAGGTGGAGCTACAGGCATGGTAGGCGACCCGAGCGGTAAAAGCGAAGAACGAAATTTATTAAGTGAAGAAGTGCTCAATCATAATCTTGCCTGCGTAAAAAAACAGTTAGAACATTTTTTAAATTTTGATAGTACACTTCCTAATGCGGCAGAGATTGTAAATAATTACGATTGGTTTAAAGAGATCAGCTTTTTACATTTTATCCGGGATATAGGTAAGCACATCACCGTAAACTATATGATGAGCAAAGACAGTGTAAAAAAAAGACTGGAAGGCGACAATGGAATGAGCTTTACGGAATTTACGTATCAACTGGTACAGGGTTATGATTTTTACTGGTTACATCAAAATAAAAATTGCAAACTGCAAATGGGCGGTAGCGATCAATGGGGAAATATCGTTACCGGAACAGAATTAATTCGCAGAAAAAGTGCCGGCGAAGCATTTGCATTTACCTGCCCATTAATGACAAAAGCTGATGGCGGCAAGTTTGGTAAAACCGAAAAAGGAAATGTGTGGCTGGATGCAAAGAAAACATCGCCTTACCAGTTCTACCAATTTTGGTTAAATGCTGCGGATGCAGATGCTGAGCGTTACATCAAAATATTTACTTTCTTATCAAAAGAAGAAATAGAAATCTTATTGGCACAACACAAAGGCAACGAACATCAACGTTTATTACAAAAAAGATTGGCAGAAGAGATCACTTGTTTTGTACATAGCAGGGATGATTATGAATTTGCCGTAAAAGCATCTGAAATATTATTTAATAACGATACTGCTGAAATATTAAAACAATTAACCGAAGATCAATTACTGCAGGTGATGGAAGGCGTGCCCACCGTTACCTTTTCAAAAGATGAATTGAATAACGGAGTAGACATTGTATCGCTTTTTGCGAATGCCAATATTTTTACAAGTAAAGGCGATGCAAGAAAGAATATACAAGGTGGCGCAGTAAGTATTAATAAAGTAAAAGAAAGCGATATAACAACGATCATAAATAACACACACCTTCTGAACGAAAAATACTTATTACTACAAAAAGGAAAGAAGAATTATTATTTAGTGGTGGCTTCTTAA
- a CDS encoding tetratricopeptide repeat protein, translating into MKYIFVVLTLITAVSKAQTGLTFDKYFVESEDKWVAFSMNEDSSYSYGFIYIDEQAGLTFNYEGRFKVALDGHFIPKKMDTVSLKYRLQPNNVKVAFIPQNRFQELQIQATPDWLKYYKTDTNSVERLYRWGFMYNGWNQCAKALTYLEKANTINSNYKGLQVELAFSYNCLELFDKAIAALQLALKQDPTDAYTNKELVYAQLESGDVDKAAESCKHAIATCTDKSYNGENCYNLLHTFFIKKDKKNFYLWLDETKKWTADKPNLIKSIKTMEDEMKK; encoded by the coding sequence ATGAAATATATTTTTGTTGTATTGACTTTGATTACCGCAGTTTCCAAAGCTCAAACAGGACTTACTTTTGATAAATATTTTGTAGAAAGCGAAGACAAATGGGTTGCCTTTTCAATGAATGAAGATAGCTCCTATTCTTACGGTTTTATTTATATTGATGAGCAGGCTGGTCTCACTTTTAATTATGAAGGAAGATTCAAAGTAGCTCTAGATGGGCATTTTATTCCAAAAAAGATGGATACTGTAAGCCTTAAATACAGGTTGCAACCGAACAATGTTAAAGTAGCATTCATTCCTCAAAACAGGTTTCAGGAACTTCAAATACAAGCAACTCCTGACTGGTTAAAATATTATAAAACGGACACCAATTCTGTTGAAAGGCTTTATCGTTGGGGCTTTATGTACAATGGCTGGAACCAATGTGCAAAAGCATTGACATACCTCGAAAAAGCGAACACTATTAATTCTAACTACAAAGGGCTACAGGTAGAGCTGGCTTTTTCTTATAATTGCCTGGAACTATTCGACAAAGCAATTGCTGCATTACAATTGGCATTGAAACAAGATCCAACAGATGCTTATACTAATAAAGAATTAGTCTATGCTCAATTAGAGTCCGGTGATGTGGACAAAGCAGCTGAAAGTTGTAAACATGCTATAGCCACCTGCACAGATAAAAGTTACAATGGTGAAAATTGCTATAATTTATTACATACTTTTTTTATAAAAAAAGATAAAAAGAATTTTTATCTATGGCTGGATGAAACAAAGAAATGGACCGCAGATAAACCAAACCTTATTAAGAGTATAAAAACGATGGAAGATGAAATGAAAAAATAA
- a CDS encoding InlB B-repeat-containing protein produces the protein MKNMPKASWILLILMLSFSSTFSQDQCKAVGWATQNGGTTGGGSATPVTVSTLADLQMQAKASGAKVIYVSGTMGAGVSTRVSVAANKTIIGLPGAKLFGGFDVKANNIIIRNMIVQGPGAVDVDGVDCITIEGASNIWIDHCELYDGQDGNMDITNEANYVSVTWCKFYYTSASKNHQFCDLIGSSDSKTSDRGKLKITFMYNWWAQGCKERMPRVRFGQVHVVNNYFGCTGNNHCVRAGLEADLLVESNYFDNVKLPIDLYENNFTAVTSRNNTFVNTSGNTAGSGTAFTPPYTLSIAPSANVKSLVTAACGAGATMSSPTACACGTTTPPPSKFTLTTTVTPSGAGSVANSPTGSSFDSATMVTLTATVNSGYQFIGWSGGASGTSTSTTVTMNSNKAVTANFRAIPKYNVTTTVAPSGGGTVAVTPSATTYDSGTVITVKATPASGYSFTNWNGDASGTVTSVSVTVNSNKNITANFQVVQVTAYTLTTSSNPAVGGTISKNPNAASYNSGTSVALTVTPASGYMFTGWSGDASGTSTSVNVIMTANKTVTANFRAIPKYTITTSVLPAGGGTVSLSPSAATYDSGTVVTATAIPASGYSFVNWSGDASGTAAATTITANGNKNITANFQVVQSGGSSTIRIEQSATPSTGLCSYDGIISSNSGANDSKVINLTNSSGKGITWRVNVPSNGTYTLVWRYTNSGSGNATTAKFLVNGATINSAISFPKTNGSTTFSTVTATVSFSAGINVIRLETTVSSAFADIDWLEITGDSPTPGNCLASRPTIDESNAAVFPNPAKDNVTIHYNMISSNKVSIKIFDSFGRLVEDLGSKSVTAGDQQLQYNVAGKAPGVYNIVLTGSAETKILKLVVN, from the coding sequence ATGAAAAACATGCCTAAAGCATCGTGGATACTGCTTATCCTGATGTTGTCTTTCTCGTCAACATTCTCTCAGGACCAATGTAAAGCTGTCGGATGGGCTACTCAAAACGGAGGAACAACCGGTGGTGGTTCTGCTACGCCCGTAACCGTTAGTACTCTTGCTGATCTGCAAATGCAAGCTAAAGCTTCCGGTGCAAAAGTTATTTACGTGTCTGGTACTATGGGCGCCGGTGTAAGCACCCGTGTTTCTGTCGCTGCTAATAAAACAATTATCGGTTTACCCGGAGCAAAATTGTTTGGCGGCTTTGATGTCAAGGCAAATAACATTATCATTCGCAACATGATAGTGCAAGGCCCCGGTGCCGTGGATGTGGACGGCGTAGATTGTATTACAATTGAAGGAGCCAGCAATATATGGATAGACCATTGTGAACTATATGATGGACAGGATGGAAATATGGATATCACCAATGAAGCCAATTATGTTTCTGTAACCTGGTGTAAATTTTATTACACCTCCGCTTCAAAGAATCACCAGTTCTGTGATCTGATTGGCAGCAGCGATTCAAAAACCTCTGATCGCGGAAAACTTAAAATAACTTTTATGTACAACTGGTGGGCACAAGGTTGTAAAGAAAGAATGCCAAGGGTTCGCTTTGGGCAGGTACATGTAGTAAATAATTATTTTGGATGCACCGGCAACAATCATTGCGTACGTGCAGGTTTGGAAGCAGACCTATTAGTAGAGAGCAATTATTTTGATAATGTAAAATTACCCATCGATCTATATGAAAATAATTTCACTGCAGTAACATCCCGCAATAACACATTTGTAAATACCAGCGGAAATACGGCAGGTAGCGGAACCGCATTTACACCACCGTATACGTTAAGCATTGCACCTTCGGCCAACGTAAAATCATTGGTAACGGCTGCTTGCGGTGCAGGTGCCACCATGTCGTCTCCTACTGCGTGTGCTTGCGGAACAACTACGCCGCCACCAAGCAAGTTTACATTAACAACCACTGTCACTCCTTCCGGAGCCGGCTCAGTTGCTAACAGCCCAACCGGCAGCAGTTTTGATTCTGCCACAATGGTAACACTAACGGCTACGGTTAACTCAGGTTATCAATTTATTGGGTGGAGTGGAGGTGCAAGTGGCACGTCAACATCAACAACTGTTACAATGAATAGTAATAAAGCTGTAACAGCCAATTTCAGGGCGATACCTAAATATAATGTTACTACCACAGTTGCGCCAAGCGGTGGTGGAACTGTTGCTGTTACACCAAGTGCAACTACCTATGATTCAGGTACTGTTATTACAGTTAAAGCTACTCCTGCATCCGGTTATTCATTTACAAACTGGAATGGTGATGCAAGTGGTACGGTAACTTCTGTTTCTGTAACAGTGAACAGTAATAAAAATATAACGGCCAACTTCCAGGTAGTGCAGGTAACAGCCTATACATTAACTACCAGCAGTAATCCTGCAGTTGGCGGAACTATATCTAAAAATCCTAATGCAGCAAGCTACAATAGCGGAACATCCGTTGCACTAACGGTAACTCCCGCCAGTGGTTATATGTTTACAGGTTGGAGTGGTGATGCCAGTGGCACCTCAACATCTGTAAATGTAATAATGACTGCTAACAAAACTGTTACAGCTAATTTTAGAGCAATACCTAAATATACCATTACTACAAGCGTATTACCTGCAGGCGGTGGCACAGTTTCATTAAGCCCAAGTGCCGCTACATATGATTCAGGAACGGTAGTAACGGCTACGGCTATCCCGGCAAGCGGTTATTCATTTGTAAACTGGAGCGGCGATGCAAGTGGTACCGCTGCTGCAACTACTATAACGGCCAATGGTAATAAAAATATAACTGCTAACTTCCAGGTTGTTCAAAGCGGTGGCAGCTCTACTATTCGTATTGAACAAAGCGCAACGCCATCCACCGGTTTATGCAGCTATGATGGAATCATCAGTAGCAATAGTGGAGCCAACGATAGTAAAGTGATCAATCTTACCAACTCAAGTGGCAAGGGAATTACATGGAGAGTAAATGTTCCATCGAACGGAACATATACATTGGTGTGGCGTTATACCAACAGTGGTTCGGGTAATGCAACTACTGCTAAATTTTTAGTGAATGGCGCTACTATAAATTCAGCAATATCTTTTCCTAAAACAAATGGCAGCACTACGTTTTCTACTGTAACTGCTACCGTTAGTTTTAGCGCAGGAATAAATGTTATCCGCCTGGAAACAACGGTATCAAGCGCTTTTGCAGATATAGATTGGCTGGAAATTACCGGAGATTCTCCTACGCCTGGTAATTGCCTTGCTTCAAGACCAACGATCGATGAAAGCAATGCTGCAGTATTCCCTAACCCTGCGAAAGACAATGTGACCATTCATTACAATATGATCTCAAGCAATAAGGTGAGCATTAAAATATTTGATTCCTTTGGAAGATTAGTAGAGGATCTGGGAAGTAAATCAGTAACAGCCGGTGATCAACAATTACAATATAATGTTGCCGGTAAAGCTCCGGGTGTTTATAATATTGTTTTAACCGGATCGGCAGAAACCAAGATTTTAAAACTCGTAGTTAACTAA